ggctccagcccccctgcgaccctgatcaggataagcgggttcagataatggatgaatggatggatggatgggtggtgGAGGAACTTCCGCAGGGGCCAGTACGCTTGTCAATACGGGTTTAAGGCGGGAAACGTGGAACGTGGGGTGAATTCTCCTGGAGTGGGGCAGCTGGAGACGCACCGTGACGGGGTTGATTTTTCTAATGATTTTAAACGGCCCCACGTAACGTGCGACTACTGTGCTAAAATTACGAATAAAACGACGGTAAAAATTGGCGAACCTTAGGAACCTCTGCACCTGTTTCACAGATTCCGGGGTGGGCCAATTCTTCACGGCAGAGATTTTTTTCGGGTCCATCTCCGTTTTACCAGCAGAAACGATAAAACCCAGGAAGGATACCGAATTTGCATGGAACACGCATTTTTCAGCCTTAACAAAAAGGCCAGCCTCTAAAAGGCGCATCAGTACCAGTTTCACATGTCGAATGTGCTCAGAGAGGGTAGCGGAGAAAATCAGAATATCGTCCAAATAGACGAACACGAATCTCTccaacatctccctgagcacatcgttAACGAGTGCTTGAAATACAGCAGGggcgttggtgaggccgaaGGGCATAACCAAATATTCATAATGGCCGAATGCGTATTGAAAGCTGTTTTCCACTCGTCTCCCTCCCGTATGCGTAGCAGGTTGTATGCGTTACGAAGGTCTAATTTAGTAAACACTGACGGCGTTTGCAATCGCTCAAACGCAGAGTTCATAAGCGGCAGGGGGTATCTATTTTTTACCGTAATAGTGTTCAGCCCCCTGTAATCTATGCATGGCCTTAAACTCCcgtcctttttttttaacaaagaaaaaccCTGCTCCAGCCGGTGATGAGGACGGCCTAATGAACCCATTAGCTAAGGCTTCACGGATGTATTCTGTCATGGCCCGGCTCTCAGGGACCGACAGCGAATAGAGTGCACCCCGGGGGGGAACTGTACCTGGGTGTAGGTCTATTGCACAATCGTAAGAGCGATGCGTGGGTAACGTGGTCGCGCGTTGTTTGCTGAATACTTCAGCTAGCTCGCAATATACCCTAGGAACATTGGTAGGCAGCGGGAACCCTATAGCCCCTACCATCCGATCCTCGCCCCCACTGGCTGCAGTAGGGAACATACTCTCGGTGTCCCAGTCAGTGCCCTCACTGCCCTCACCCTCGTCAATGGGACGATTCCAATCAAACAGAGAATCCCACTCCAgactcccctcctgctcctcctcctccagcccccGGACATTAGGACCAAGAggctccctagcctcctcctcATCCCATTCAGACCCTATGTCCGTCTCTATGGGAGGGGCCGAGGGAATATACACACGATTGGAGTGAGTAGCACATTTTGGTCCCCACCGAGACACCGGATTGCTCCGGTTGccccagtttatttggggtTGATGTTTAATTAGCCAGACATGGCCTAAAACTATTGGGTATGCTGGGGATtcaaccaaataaaaatatatacgttcCCAGTGTCCCCCAAACGGAATACGCATAACTGCATAGGTTCCTCCGATTTGTGTGCCCCCTGTCTCCCCATCTCTATACTCCTGCCTAGAGAAGGCGGATCCGGCTAATTAAACCCGCCGACTCTGCCGGCTCGTTCTCGCTCACGTTCTCGAATCTGGTTGTCTCAACGAATAGCAGCAGAGATTAGCGAACCCAGATCCCCCGGTGGTTCTAATGTGGCCAGTGCGTCTCTGACTGGGTCTGACAAAACGGCTGTAAATAATGTCATAAGCGGTTCGTCCGCCCACCCAGTCTCCCCTGCCAATGCCTGAAACACCACAGAGAACTCTGCCACGCTCTGGGTCCCCTGCCTCATCCATGTTAACTGGGCCGCCGCCTCTTTGCCCGTGATATTGTGGTCAAATACCCGGGTCATCTCCTGTATGAGAAGCTGGGAATCGTTCATTAATGGAGATTGTGCCCGGATCAGCGGATCCGCCCAAGTCAGAGCAGTCCCGGTCAGTAATGATAAAATGAACGCTACTCGGGAATCTTCAGTCAAGAAACGTGAGGgctgggctttaaaaaaaatcaagcgCTGGGAGTGGAACCCCGTACATTTACCCGCCTCTCCCCCGTACCACAGCGGCAGCTGTAATTTGGGCTCCCTCACCCCGGGTGTAATGGACTGGAGAGCGGATCCCGCAGGTGGGGAAGAAGGGAGTGATTGGGGGTTGTCGGGGGATAGCGCCTGTGTCCGTGATGAGCGGAACTCGCTTGCTAGTTGCTGAAAGCTATCAGCGAGCCCCATCAGCACATCTTGCTGCCTACCTAGCCTGGCCAGGATCTCATCCTGACGATGGAAAATTACCGTCTGCTGCTCTGTTGTAGCAGCCTGCTGTTCATGCAACATACGCAGTGCCTGCTCCTGAGTCgctagagcagcctgctgggcggctacCACCGCTTCAAGCGGTGAACCCCCCACCTCGTTCCCTGAACTGGTCACTGGTCTCTCCATagtggcttttgtgttctgttaggttgaggctgggcggagagccagatgcgACCGAGGAAAAACCCTCTAAAACGAACACACAAACGTGATCCCAGGATACAATGGGAATGGGATTTAATCAACGGAAACTGAGCATAAAAggagaaaagccaaaaaaacggctataagaaaacaaaacaaccctCTTAAAACAGGGCGAACCGCACCACTGACTTGGTGCCCCAAACGACTGTggaccaataaataaaaatacaacctagccgggaaaaaggctaggcacgaaaataaaaacctcgagacgcagctcgggaccaaaacgcaaaccaaaatacataccaggggacaacgtcccccaacctccgactcacacgagtccaaagaaagaaaaaagaaaaccaaaaccttagaggaaggcgccagcgaacacaacacagctgaacgccttccttaccttttaatctttttgtttcttaacagtgaaacacacaccagcacagtaccggacTCTTAAGTCTCACAGAGTCTACCAagtgcatttaccggctttgtgtcagagcgcacagtgaacacaaaagcattggtagactgccagcactggccttaaatactctttagGAGGGGGAAAACTCCTCTGCCAATAATGACAACCAGGTGAAGCCAATGAGCACCAGCCCTCTAGTGGGCACCTTAGGTGTTACCTCACCATGACAGAGGCTTAGTGTCTTGTGTATTCTAGCCTCGGTATAAGTATCCTACTTCGTCAGTTGAATTAGAGTATTAAAGTATTAAGTATTAaaactgccgcctcacagcaaggaggttcgaatcctggtcggccggggcctctctgtgtggagtttgcatgttctccccgtgtttgtgtgggtttcctcagggtactccggtttcctcccacagtccaaagacatgcaggttaggctgattcgagagtctaaattgcccgcaggtatgagtgtgtgagtgaatggtgtgtgtgccctacaatggactggcgacctgtccagggtgtattcctgcctttcgcccaatgtatgctgggataggctccagcccccctgtgaccctgttcagtataagcgggttaagataagggatggatggatgttttttgtgtatgttcGTACTAGGGTTAGTAGTACGTAGGGTGTGAGGTTGAGTTTCCCTGCCATTTGTTATTTCCTTGCTCGAGTCAGATTAGACTTCTCGACCATTTTTAAAggttgaagcctataggagcctataggagtcagtagcctacctccttcaaagtgaataaatacaccttacagcaactctgaagccgTCTTATTTACATGACGTAtcgtgtgtatttgaaatacatgtgcaggaaaaaaatagtaaaaattAGAGCCGTTTTTCTTCAGAGAAGTTAGACATTTCCAACTATAGCCGCTGAACACACGTATccatcttccgctggttgagcgcaTTAATCCGCGCACCTTTTGAAGGTAGAGCGAGATCCGGCACAAAGTGCACTTACTCACTTGTAGAAAGAACTGGACCCCTCTGCCCCCAATAAAGTGCCACACACAGATTAactcatgatagagatttattGTTGAAGCTGAAATGATTATCATACGCAGTGAGTTTTGACAGATGTCAGAGGGTCTCTAGTAAATGTTTCAGAGAAGCACTGGATTAAGTGCACTGATCTCTGGGAGGGACAAAGCTGTaggaaggcaccaggaagcagaagcagagcagccaatcaggggccAGAAAGAGATGTCCAGCACCTCCTGGTTGGTCTTTATTTCATATCTATGCCATTGACCTTGACATCATCATAAATCTTAATGAAATCGTATCTCAATTTTTTCAGACGGTTGGGGAACTCCAACATATGGCCATCATGCAGATTAATGTAAAATACAGTGTCCGTGAAGCCAATGGTcacctggaggagagaaggagagaacatGGGGAATGGGGGAGAGAAGGCATGAGAGATACCAGACAGATTACCAAAAAggtagtaaaaaaataaaaacaatttaaaaaaatttaaaataatgaaatatgaaataaaaaggcAACAAGTGATCCAAGAATAAATATCAAGGTTTTGATCTAcatttatatcatttatatttacagtgcagtccataaatatttggacagtggtacaatttctgtccttctggcattgtactccagcacattggattttaaattatgaaaatgtactGCCACCTTAAATTTTtggatatttacatccacaccaggtgatctgtgtaggaattacatccattttataCATCGTTTCCTCTTTTTTTGTGGATGAAAAgttattggacagttggcttctcggcTGTTTCCGATTAGactggtgtattcaatcgctcccttggtgcaggtataagaaatctttcagtatctagtcttgattctaggcttttgattgcctttggagtctagTATTAGCTATTAGCATGAAAAACAGACTTGTGTAAATTACATATATTTTGGAACATTATTTATCACTCTACAAATACATTCAGACAACACAGTATATCCATTTTTGTATAAACCTATTTTTTACCTTGTTGGTCTTAAATAAAGAACATACTATAGGATGCAATGTACTTCATATTGAATTCATTTGTTGGAATATTTCCCATGAATCTCTGCCTCTACTGTagcaacccccctccccatgccCCCCTATGACACCGATACCGAATCACAAACTGATCCATTGGATACAGAGGACTGGACAAAGTGTCCTTTCAGCACCTCCAACAGAGAGTCTCCCTGTCTCAAGACTCACCGCAAACTCCTGCAAATGCTGGTAAGGGAAGTGTGAAGATCTCACTTCCTCACCCCAGACTCCATCCTTCCTGGAGTTCATGATTATGGTACCAGGGAAGGTCGGGGTAAAGTGCAGCGCAACATTTTCATCAGATTCTCTCACTTCGATCACAaaactgggagagaaagagagccacACAATGCATGGGTGATGGATGAACTTGGATGAAGACAGCAAGAGGTTTACCAAGAGCATACAGAAGCAGCAATGGCTCACCGGACTGCATTGCTGTTAGGGCTCCCCGTGACTTTTAGTTCCATTCCTGACTTGAAGCTCATGTTTTTGAACTCGACCTATGgtcaaaacataaaacatttttcttgtgATTATGCATTCACTCTTTCAGTTCTCTTAGGCAGAAAACATTAACAGATCATGGTAAATATGGACCAAAAAGGGGTCTTCACTTCTTCTCATATTACCTTCATCTCTAATTTgccctcacacctcacaccataattcattggacagtgacacatttttttgttattttggttctgtactctagcattttgagtttgaaaggatacaatgacaaatgacaatgaggttgaagtgaaGACGGTCGGCTTGAATTTTAatttcagcatgtaaaatgcatgttcaattggattcataTCCAGTGATTGAATCTGCAGTATGTTTCGGGTCATTGACTTGTTGCATGGTGAAGTGCCGTCCAacaagtttggaggcatttggttttctctgagcagataaaatatttctgtcgaCTTCAGAAATCATTGCTCAACTTCGGTCTGCAGTCGCATCATCgatgaagataagtgagcctgttccactaGCAGCCAAACAGGCCCAAGCCAAAACACGCCCTCCCCCATGTCTCACGGAGGAAATGGTATGCTTTGAAGCTTGGGAAATCCCTTTTTtcctccatcactctggtacatgttAATTTTTATCTCCTCTGTGCACAAgaatttgttccagaactcttggggcttctttttaaaatcacctctttgtttctctgtggATATCAAGCACACTCACGcatgtacacaaatgcacacacagacacatgcagacacagaccCATGCATATTCGGGGATGGACAAAGCAGATAAATTGTTTTGCCTCACAGTCTGTGCGTTACTACATTTATCCATCAATATTATCAGAAGAAGACTATCAGAGGACACAAAAACCCATACCACATGCAGGAGATAATACTCATACTGAAATTCTGTCCATCATGTGGTGTGTAGACtagtatgcacacacagtgttctgttTTATCCAGTGCAGACaggtatacacatacacacacagttatccaGTGGTATTTCAGAATTCTTTTTCATATGACATTTGCCATTTTTGAAAGATCTATTTTATAGTAAGTGACATGTTTGgtacttgttttatgtttcagctcaaaacaataaacatcaatAGTCATAAAAGCCTTGTTTCTTCATTATCGTGGATTTCTTGTATGAATTACaactttttcacaaaaaataaatagtgctgtaattattaaatataatcTGGCAGAGTTAATTCGTAGGCATTAACCATATATTGTATCTATATTGTTTTTAGGAATGAGATAGTAGAAGTATGTtgacacaattattatttatgtattgctCTAAAATCCCAATAATATTCCAGGTCATTTTGACCCGGCGAACAGTACTAAAATAATAGATCAAATCATACATCGTCAAAGCTAAAATAATTCTCATCACTTACAGTCATCTTGGCGGTTCAGTAGTTCAGTATTTACTGCTGTGCGGTTCTGATTCCAACTGAATATAAGGCGTGGTGCCTGTATTTATGTGTTTCTGAGAGAGCTAAGAAGGCAGGATTTGGCAAGCTCTAACCAATCAAATTGAGTGATTGCCTGTGGTAGAATCAAATCTTGTCCGAACATATTAACCTGCGGGTGTTTTAGTAAAGTGggtgtgttttttgtgtaaGTTCTCCTAAAAAATGCAATGTGGTGAATGCACAGGAAAGGATTGCAAATGGAGCATGTCTAGATTTGTTTCAGTACcacaggaaaatgaaagaatgcAAGTACATGCAcaatgaaaaagaagaaaacccTACAGAATAAGTAGGCAACATTTTCCAcgttaaaaaatgcattttttgacCGACCAGTtcggccagctcgtcaggagcatttgggggttaagtgtcttgctcagggccacttcgacacagcccgggcaggggatcgaatcggcaacagtccgactgccagacgactgctcttactgcctgagccctgTCGCCCCGGACATGTGTacgagtaccggctacagctgcagactgcaggaGTATCCtattgattttactgtgctcaagtacaggttTGGACCAGGGTAATTCATCAAGCAAATTAATAACAACGcacaaaaaccagtatgcaaaaaacaaacactcgaGGGCTGAAGTTGTGCAACCCTGCCATAGACAATGCCAAGTTACGGGCTACACCCAAACCAGCAGCCAACACTTGAGCCCACCCCATGGACTCCCTGCAGCTTGGATCGCTCTGAGAATAGTTTTCTCCAGTCGTTTTCTCCATTTTACAACAGTTTCCCTCAAAAGTTGTCCTTCTCCACtctggggcgacattagctcaggcagtaagagcagttgtctggcagtcggagggttgccggttcgatcccccacccgggctgtgtcgaagtgtccctgagcaagacacctaacccccaaatgctcctgacgagctggtcagggccttgcatggcagccaatcgccgtcggtgtatgaatgggtgaatggagaagcgtcacttgtacagcgctttggataaaggcgctatataaatgcctgccatttaccatttaccatttgggtGATCGGTGTGTATAGCTAAAATGCTGGAGAGAGGCAATGACTTTCAAAACCTCAGACCATTACTGCATTGCGCTGCACTGTTTTTAGATGGAGTAACAACACAAACTACAAGGTATTATCagaataacaaaacaataatcAAAGGGTCTTTCTGTGTTGGTATTGACGGGCAGTTCCGCAAGGGCTACCCTGAAATTATATCTAGGCTATGCCaactattttatttcattttacaataACGTAGCAAGCATTAACACAACAACTACAGTTGTAGCTGTCACAGAATTGTTCAATAATAAGTCCAGCAGAAGGGGTGGTGCAAGAAatcttaatttgttttttttcttctaattttCTTAATTAATCTTGCTTTCTGTGGTGAAATTGATGTGGTGAAATTGACAAAAGCCCTGCACGTTCCTAGTCtagcataaaatgtaaaaataggttATTTCAATCATT
Above is a genomic segment from Conger conger chromosome 10, fConCon1.1, whole genome shotgun sequence containing:
- the LOC133139134 gene encoding galectin-2-like, giving the protein MTVEFKNMSFKSGMELKVTGSPNSNAVRFVIEVRESDENVALHFTPTFPGTIIMNSRKDGVWGEEVRSSHFPYQHLQEFAVTIGFTDTVFYINLHDGHMLEFPNRLKKLRYDFIKIYDDVKVNGIDMK